The sequence ATTCCTGCGCCCTCCTAAGAAGCCTTACAATAAGGTAGATGAAGAAAATGGAGAATGGCAGTGTTAGTATGCTTGCGGCGCTCGCCTTGCCCGTATCAAATTCGGCATAAACTATGTAGTAGAGGTAAATCGGTATAGTTGTGCTAGCCTTCCCCGGCCCCCCTCTAGTCAGCAGCCATACTGTGGTGAAGTCGCCAAAAGTCCATATCATTGAGAGGAGGCTAACTATGCCTATAACCGGCATGATCCAGGGGAGGATTACATGTCTAAATCTTTGGAAAGCGGAGGCCCCGTCAACAGCTGCTGCATCAAGGAGGTCCTGTGGAACCGATTGTAGCCCGGATAAAATCCCCATGGCGAAGAATGGGAAGCCCCTCCATATGTTCACAACGATTAATGATGTCATAGCGTTGTCCCTGCTGAGCCAATATACCACCGGTAAACCGGCAGCTTTAAGCGCATTGTTTAGTAAGCCTAAAGCGTAGTCGTACATCCACATCCAAATGAAGGCTACCACAAACAGGGGTATAACCCAAGGTAAAATGACCGTTGACCTAACTATACGCCTCATCTTAAATTCCCTGTTCAATAGGATGCCGACGAGCAAGCCAATAATCAACTTGAATGAGACAGCACCAAACGTGTAAATAAAGCTCCTCAAGAAGGAGTTGTAAAACTCTGGGTCAAATAATATATCCACATAGTTTTTAAGGCCAACATATATGGCTGGGCCGCCAAAAATCTTAGAGTGAAAACTCATCCAAGCAGCATAAAAAATTGGGTAGATAAGGAGGGCCGCCAGTAATCCGAACGCCGGGATTAGCAGTAAGTATCCGTTTAATGCTTCTCTCCCTTTTCCAGTAATCTTCATAAGTTCACCGTTACGCCCATCTATTTGTTTTAGTCTCCATAGTGTTTTCTGAAGATCTCTACGTATTGATCATGCGCCCATCTTATCGCATCATCCATTGGAACCTTATCAATCAATATTTTCTGAAGCATCTGCACAATTATGTACTTTGGACCAGCTTCGTCTAGCCCCATGCATGGCTCATCGCTCGGATAGCTGCCGGGGTGAGTGTACTCCGCAGCATAAGCGAAAAGCTCCCAGTAAGGTATCTTCTTCAGTTCCTCAGCGACATCCTTTAGGACTGGGCAACAGTAGCCCCAAGAGGCCTCGCAGACGGCTTTCCTGTAGAGCTCCCTATCACTTAGCATATATACCAGCAAGTCTTTTGCCAGATCTGGATACTTGCAAGTAGTATATATGTGGAAGCCGTTCGTTCCTCCGAACGTGACTGGTGCCGGAGCTAACAGTGTCTTCTCAAATAAGTCAGGATCACTCGTCCGTAGAGCGTACATTATTGAGGCCGGGTTCATAACGAACATCCCCCTCTTTCCAATGTAGCACTTATTGTTCCCTGCAGCGTCCCATTCAATGGCATCTGGCGGTATAAGCTTCCTTTCCCAAGCATCAACGATCCACTCAATGGCTCTTCGGGTAGCGGGGGAATCTATTGCTACGCCCCTCGCCCTCTTCTCAGTATAA comes from Candidatus Bathyarchaeia archaeon and encodes:
- a CDS encoding sugar ABC transporter permease, which codes for MKITGKGREALNGYLLLIPAFGLLAALLIYPIFYAAWMSFHSKIFGGPAIYVGLKNYVDILFDPEFYNSFLRSFIYTFGAVSFKLIIGLLVGILLNREFKMRRIVRSTVILPWVIPLFVVAFIWMWMYDYALGLLNNALKAAGLPVVYWLSRDNAMTSLIVVNIWRGFPFFAMGILSGLQSVPQDLLDAAAVDGASAFQRFRHVILPWIMPVIGIVSLLSMIWTFGDFTTVWLLTRGGPGKASTTIPIYLYYIVYAEFDTGKASAASILTLPFSIFFIYLIVRLLRRAQE